One Cololabis saira isolate AMF1-May2022 chromosome 12, fColSai1.1, whole genome shotgun sequence DNA window includes the following coding sequences:
- the LOC133457500 gene encoding serine/Arginine-related protein 53-like: MAGVVSLPGNSFGVSVTMLRDTAASQSFILEGVLPLSDDSAVGSDVPVLGFGMQGIDVPLHRISVESDLFSGEVVVGVCSSFPIKGVSFLMGNDLAGGKVLVTPEVTPIPVRQSPDELAQKFPKVFTSCAVTRSMYKNEEKDVDLSDSFLCDPGEAHLCVPESAERVIVEHTKGPRRDGGYGGRSGYGRWGGRDRGRRNEGVIEFRQYSDMKRAREKLDGTEVNGRKIRLIEDRPGAKRRRSYSRSRSRSRSRSRGRRSHKSRSRSDSSSRSRSRSRAASRSRSRSHSKKSKSKKEEEERSNGAQKDDDHSRSRSPKSKKDGKRDSQSRSRSRSRSRSRSRSRSRSEVKDRSRKSVSKTDDQPFKLAVDASDTGVGAVLLQEGADGVEHPVSYFSKKLDRHQKWYSTMEKEALALVMALEHFEVYVGSTSVPVVVYTDHNPLVFLHRMRNKNRRLMSWSLRLQAFNVEVKHVRGRDNVLADALSRL, translated from the coding sequence ATGGCTGGGGTTGTTTCCTTGCCTGGTAACAGTTTTGGAGTTTCTGTGACGATGCTACGGGACACGGCTGCCTCCCAGTCTTTTATTCTGGAGGGAGTTTTGCCATTGAGTGATGACTCTGCTGTGGGTTCTGATGTTCCAGTGTTGGGGTTTGGCATGCAGGGCATAGACGTGCCTTTGCATAGGATCTCGGTTGAGTCAGATCTTTTTTCAGGGGAAGTGGTTGTGGGGGTGTGTTCTAGTTTCCCGATTAAGGGAGTTTCTTTTTTAATGGGGAACGATTTGGCTGGTGGAAAGGTTCTGGTTACACCTGAAGTGACGCCGATCCCGGTTAGGCAGTCTCCAGATGAGCTGGCTCAGAAGTTTCCCAAGGTTTTCACATCTTGTGCTGTTACTCGCTCTATGTATAAAAATGAGGAGAAAGATGTTGACTTAAGTGACAGTTTTCTTTGTGATCCTGGTGAGGCTCACTTGTGTGTTCCGGAGTCTGCTGAGAGGGTGATAGTGGAGCACACGAAGGGGCCCCGGCGAGATGGAGGCTATGGTGGGAGGAGTGGATATGGACGCTGGGGAGGAAGAGACAGAGGCCGCAGGAACGAGGGCGTGATCGAGTTCAGGCAGTACTCCGACATGAAGAGAGCTCGGGAGAAACTCGACGGCACTGAGGTCAATGGCAGAAAGATCCGGCTCATCGAGGACCGGCCCGGCGCCAAGCGCCGCCGCTCTTACTCCCGCAGTCGCAGCCGCTCCAGGTCTCGCTCCAGGGGTCGCAGGTCCCACAAGAGCCGCAGCCGCAGTGACAGCAGCAGTCGCAGCCGCTCTCGGTCCAGGGCAGCTTCTCGCTCTCGCAGCCgctctcacagcaagaagagtAAGAGcaagaaggaggaagaggagcgcAGCAACGGCGCCCAGAAGGACGACGACCACAGCAGGAGCCGCAGCCCAAAGAGCAAGAAAGACGGGAAGAGGGACTCCCAGTCCcgctccaggtccagatcccGCTCCCGTTCTCGCTCCAGGTCTCGCTCCAGGTCGGAGGTCAAGGATCGCTCCAGGAAATCTGTCTCCAAGACAGACGATCAGCCTTTTAAGTTAGCGGTAGATGCGAGTGACACTGGGGTGGGCGCTGTTCTTTTGCAGGAGGGTGCTGATGGAGTGGAGCACCCAGTGTCTTATTTTTCAAAGAAGCTTGATCGCCATCAGAAATGGTATTCGACCATGGAAAAAGAAGCATTGGCGCTTGTGATGGCGTTAGAACATTTTGAGGTTTATGTGGGCTCAACCAGTGTTCCTGTGGTGGTATATACCGATCATAACCCCCTCGTCTTTCTGCACAGAATGCGGAATAAAAATAGGCGTT